The genomic segment GGAGGAAATAGCCTCCGAAACATTTACTGTTAAATAGATTTAGAATGAGCTGTTTTGTACGATAGATCATGTTAGATATGATTGTGAAAATAAGATATTACTGTTTTACATCAACTATTTGACAGACCAAGATGAACAGTGGCCATTAATACTCCCAGTAAGCATGAAAGGACATGTTGCAACAGATTCAATCTACTGCgataataaatattgatgttttatttcaatgatttCTTACTGTGTCTTCCTAGACAAAAACCACCGGGCTAAGACTATCTATATAATGGCTACCTTTCAATATATTACAGCCAAAAGATTATTGTACTTTGAAAATTCTCCAACTTGTTCTAATTTGTTGATTTTCCCACTAGGCTGCCACTATGACAGCTCCTGATGGTACGGCGGATACCACAGAACTAGATGCGGGTGTGGGGCTCACAAATGTTGGCAGAAAGAGCAAGCGGTCCAAGGAGGAAAAAGAACGAGAAAAGAGAGAAAAGGAGGAGGAAAAGAAGCGGAAAAAGGAAGAGGAGAAGGAAAGAAAACGTcttgaaaaggaaaaaaagaagaaagaaaaagaaggCAATAAGTCAATGTCAGAAGACAGAAGTGATAAATTAGTGAGTTAACACATTAGATACTGAGCCATTCCTTTTGCAGTCAGAATCATGTATTTACCCAGTATTAAACTAGGGCCTGCTGGTTTTTGTCTGATATCTCCCTCTTGTTCAAAAGGATGAGAATTAAACTATTGTGAAATTACTGTTAATGTAAAACTTACTAAGGCTTTAAATGCAATAATCTGTGGATATTCTTTATTTgtctttataaatattttgtgattaTATTTGGTTCTAAACATAATTCACATTTTAGATTCTGAATATAATAGATTTCATATTCACATAAGACTACACTTTTGTATATTATTGAACAGGTAAGAAGTTATCTCTAATTTAGGgggaaatttttaaataaaatgtgttgtttatttaaGGTAACAAACATTTATCACTACCTAAAACTAAGAGTAATCCAGAAACAGATCTGAATATATGTTAGCAATACCTGACGTACATATCTGGTGCTTGCAGGGTGAAGGTGTGGCTACAGAAACGGCACCAGGAGAAAGTTACGGTGATGCTGCTACACTCCCAAGGGTAAGTTTCCACAAGATGAAGGTCTACCTCAGAAATTGTCAAACTTTTTTTCAGAGTTTTCAGAGTTCAGAGaagtacaaaaataaaaaaaaaaaataagtgttAAGACTTTTACAAATTTCTCTctatttatttctgtttttttttttttttttttttttcacttctgtttttgttaatttttttgtcCATTTATCACCCTTTTTCACTTGTGTATATGTTGCATACCACTATTCATACTGTGTGTTTTCATAGATTGGATAAGAAAGGTTAAAGCTAATTAATGTACAACATAGTGGAACCACTTGTCAGTGATAGCTATTAATAGTACTATCTGAAGTGGTTGTTCATGTCAGGCATGGAGGGTCGGCTGCTGTTTAACCTGAAATGGTGTGGTTTGGGACATTGATCATGTTTATCAACTAACTAATCAGTGTTACATTCATTTCTCTTTGTCAAATCATGAATGTTATCTAGAAATGTGGtggttttcataaaaaaaaattggtgaTGGGATTTGAAAttagattttcaaaaaaaatttaaaatttttagcaAAGATGTCTTTGTATTTTTACTCATTTGTTTTAAACGGTTCAGGAGTTGATaggttactgttgtgttagaATTAATATCAGTTAAGATGTCTGTGATGATGTTAAGTTATTTTTGTGATAATGTTGACTTATTATGTTGAGGTTGAAGAAGTGACTTTTAGATAAAGTGTTATACTTATTACACAGGAAGGAATAATGTATGCTGTACCTCCCCCCGAAGGTGGAGACTCTCCTGAAAAGATACAGCAAGCTGTAATAATCTTTAATTACATTCTTTTTAATCGCATAATTACCTTATGTATAccattaaattgatatttagCTTGATAGTTATTGTGaggacagtatatattacaaaaatgtGAAGGTTATATAAAGCTGATATCGTTACTACAAGTAGTACATACTTAAAGGATTAGaagatttaatgaaaaaaattgcaTAATAGAATTGGCATTATCTTATTTATTACTagatttatttcaataattttatatcattattacaaaataaaaagaattagAGACACAGCTTTTTCAAGAGTTAGAAGATTTaattagaaatatataaaatagaattaatattattttaattgcTGCTAGATTTAATTCAGTTACAAATTTCCTCGcaaataaaaacaggaaaatGACAAGGATAATGAAGGAGAAATTGAGGATAAAAAAGATCAGGAGGTTGATGACAAGGACAAATTAAAGCTGGAGGAACCTGTATCTCCTGGTGGGAAGGGAAAGAAGGGGAAAAAGAGTAAGAAAGATAAAAAGGACAAACACGACCATGATGATAAAAATGACTTGGATGACAAAGACAAACATGACCTTTCCCCTGGTGGGAAAGACAAAAAGGGAAAGAAGAGCAAAAAGGATAAACACGACGATAAAAAGGACAAACAGGACGATAAGAAAGACAAACATGATGACAAGGATGGGGACGATGATAAACAGGGTCCTGACAGTGGGGATAAATTTAACTTTGATGACAAGGACAAACATGCTGTAGAAGTTGAAGAACCTGTTTCTCCAGGTGGGAAGGGCAAAAAGGGTAAAAAAGATAAGAAAGATAAAGATAAGGATAAGAAAGGGAAAGGGTTTCTGGGACGAAAACGAAAGGATTCCAAAAACCGGCACTCCGGCAGTGAGCCTTCGTCGCCAACTGGCATACCTGTCCCTGAAGTCACAGTAGAACCACCAACACCAGATGACACTTCCAATACACAGGTTAATCTTTGCCAAATATCTGCTTGGACAGATTAATCCTTGTCATTTATCTGCTTGATATTTATCGGCAAATATAGTGCATTATTATAAATGTCTTGTAGACTTGATAAAAGCACCCGAGGGTTCACAATACCATGTTCAAGGGAGTTGCACACTAGACCCTGTGTGATGCATAACCTTTTGCTTATCTTCCGGGATACGGTGGCTTCCTGATTAAAACTTTTATATACACCCCACTTTTACCTCTTAAAGCTTTCTTAGTGTTAAGGTGTAACATTTAATAAGCTATTTAATGCAGTTTTTcgatatttagaaaaaaaattccataacaaaacagatttttaattatgataacattataaaaACGAAACTTTGATACGGAAAGAAAATGGATGAATTCCAAGTCTTGAATAACAATActatattgtgtattgttagTCTTAATCATTTTTACAAGGATCTAGATTTATTCAGCATGAAAAGGAAAAAATGAgatttaattgtattttaaaaagtAGAACATATCATGTATCtacttaacaaaaaaaaaatagcttgCCTATTCTAAGAACAGAGTGGGTTAGGTGCTTATGTGTCAGAATTGATGTTTTGATGCCAGTGTTGAAGTTTAAAGAGAATTTCTTGAGCGTTAACACATATTTGCACAAGTCTACAGTCAACAGTTCCCCTCTGAGGTACAGATAAAATACAGGTGTTATtgatttaactttttttaatcaattatttTGTGAAGTTTTTACAGAAACTCGCTATAATATTGTCAACAAACCAGGATGATGGGATGTAACAAATCACTGAATATTGTTGTACAGTGATATAAAGAGGGAAAACATGTGTTTATAACATATGGTCGTAATATATTCAAATTCAAGTACAAATGTGGAAAttcacaataaaaacaaatatttttgaaaagtgATATTTGACAAATATTGTGtagtcaaaacaatttttattgGTGTTTATTTTCTTAGTTTTCCTGTTTTGaattaaacaactttttttcaatatttttttttatatatttatgaataggCAAGCTATGTTGATCAGCTTTTTGTTATACCTACCTGcttaatatacatttttgcaGTGTATAAAATGGTGATggtatttttttatgaatgagcaaatattttatattttccctCCTTTTTTGCCTATATATTGGCTTCAGCATGCTTTCACTGTAAAATTTAAGATATCAGTTGTCCTGCACACTGGATTGTATCCAGGCAAGGGACAAAACCTAGATCAAAGTATTGACATTCGCTCTACTTTTGGATTGTTCAAATATCAAGTTATGATGACAATGGGCAGGATTATTTTTCAAGGTAGTTGATAAGGTGTGGTAAGAAACTAGTATTTAATTGATGAATTTGTTTCTGGTTTTGCCACGATTTAATTGATGAATTTGTTTCTGGTTTTGCCACGTCTGTTTGGATTAATTTTTACAGGAAGGCTGTTTATGAGTTGTATTTTATGTCATCATCAAGTGTTTTGATGTGTGCCATGTAACTATAAGATAGCCAGTCTAAGATTGTACAATGACATACCTTTGGTATTGGAATCTACAagatattagatatatatataaaagtatatatatatataattatatgaaaaaataaccaaaaacaaaactttaCCGCCTAGGCCTCTCTGCTCTCCCAGTAAGAAGCTTGAGAGGGCAGGCAGGCCTAGCGGCAAAGTCTtgtttttggttatttttttataCGTTAACCTTCGCAAGGACAGATTCCTTTttctgatatataattatatatatatatatcgggtAATTTTAGACAGGATACAAGTCACCTTATATATAAAGATTATATTTCTAATCATACTTTCTTTGTTTCAGCATCCAAGTGTTATGGCATGAatatgttatatacccatatatatatgtgatgtagtTTTCAATGCATTTAGGCTGTTTGTAGcaattgaaaaatgttttagCTTTTATTATTAAGCACACCAGAAGTCGAACAATAAGGATGCGGCACGACCAGTTCGTGGCATGAAGTAATGGAAGCATGAGTTATATTACCCAGTTGATGCACTTGAGATTTTAGATTTTATCACTTTagcagcaaaaaaaaaaaaaacataatatgTATGATTGCAGAGTATTTATTATTAGAATGATGCTTTGAAATCTTGCCTACAGAGTGTCGACAACATGCAGTGTTCAATAATACCACACAAAATTTGAGTTCTTATAATTCAGGAAAACATTTCTCAATTTAGTTAAACACTAAACAGCTACAGCACAGTCTGTCTTTGAATTTATAAAGATGTGTTTTAATCCtgcatatttttcagaattattttatattgtagtcagtgtgacAAGATAAGATAGCAGGcagaattatgaaaaaaatacacatgCTGCCATGCATGACTGAACCCTATAGAAAATTCCTACCTGGCCATGACAAATCCCACCTGGCCATGAAAATGCCTTTTAGGCCAAAGCATGTGGATAATCAACACTGTCAAGGAGACAGTTTATATGCAGGATGTTACCAAATGAAATCCATTCCATGATTTCCATGAGGATAGATGCATACATTCTAAAACCAAATAAGGAATGTCACAGTTTGATTGAGCATGGTTTGGATATAGACAGCAGGAGTGTGTGATGATGTTGCTTTACCAGCCTTGTATATAAGGCGTGAGTATATGTGATACTACTATAGCATGATACAGAGAAACCGACATAATATCATGTTTTGATTGACCAGTTTTTGAATTACACCACTAAATGGCATGGCCATGTATATACACCTATAAAGGTGATATTATATGAAAATGTGAACCACTACTTACCCCTCATTGTGTAGGAAACAGAAAAATACTGTGTTGTTGTATTGCATTGTAATGCCCACCAGATAACTAAATTTTCCTGTAATATTGGAGAATGGATGACTATCTGTACTTGAGTCAAGTGTTTGACCAGGAAGTTTGATTGCCTGTGTACTGTCACCCCAGCATGAACATTACAAATAATGACTGACCAAGTGTTGGTGTAATAACTACAACATCCCTGCATGACCACAAGAAAACTTGATGAAAAAAAAGAGCAAATAATCTCCTAAAGTCAAGGTTACCTTGGCATGAGAGTGCAACATGTTCTGTATGTGATGTGAAAAGTCCCAGCATGACCACACCATTGACAAAGCATGGCCACCATTTGAAATTGACATATGACCAGAAGTGTCACTCATCGTGTCACCTTTGCTCTATGTTAACCAGGAAACCAGCACTAGGGATGCAGGGGATCAAGGAAGTAGTGTCGACCCAGTCCCCAACGAATCCCGCAGGGACAGCGATAacaaaaacgacaaaaaaaaagaagtgaAGTTTCTCGATCAGTGTGTCCCAATAGAGGCAGATACCTCTGTGGTTGTCAAGGAAGAGACCCCCATAACTTCACCCACCATCATTATTTCGGCTGCCCCTCAGCAAGAGGAAGAGGAGCAAATTGTCATGGAGGTTGTCAAGGAGACCGAAACAGAGATTAAAAATGTTGAGGATGCCAAGGTTGTTGACCAAGAGGTCAAAGAAACACAAGTGGTCAAAGAAACACAAGTGAAAGAGGATGAGAAAAATGAAGAACCAGCACCAGAAGTTAAAGTAGAAGAACCAGCGGTGGTTGTCTCACATGTGGAAAAAAAAGAACAGATAATTCCTGATGAAAACATTGAAGATGAAGTTTTTGAAACGGAAACGGAACATGCAGAGAAAATTGAGGCAGCATTAGTAACAAAAGAGCAAACACTTCCTTCTGAAGAAAATATTGTGTCAAAAGATACAACAGATGCTTCCAACATAAGTGAGGATGTCATTGTGGTAGAGACCAGACAGGAAGAACAAACTATTCCTGAGGTTGTACCAGAATCAAAAGAGGAAGTTGATGTATCATCAGAGGTCTGTAAAGAATCAGTGAAGCATTCTTCAGTTGAGGAACTTGTTGTGGAAGACAGCAAAGACACGGTTGTAAAACCTGACCctaaggtcacagaggtgatAGAATGTGTTGAAACAGTGGTACCAGTGGAGTCACCTCCACACAAAACAGAGGAACACATAACACAGGAGGACACTCCTCCAGTCCAGGAACAAAGGAAGGAAAGTAAGGAAACTGCAGATGAGGTTATTCATGAGGTTgtcaaaggggagataattcttCCGGTGATTGTAACAAATGAAGAGGCTGAGAATCAGCCTAAGGATCAGGAAGAGGCTGGTCCAAGTAATGTGTCCGAGCAAAAAGAGGAAGAGGGTAAGGTTGACAAGAAGGAACTCAAGAGAATAGAAAAGGAAGAAAAACAGAAGGAAAAGGAACGAatcaaaaaggaaaaagaagaaaagaaaaaggagAAAGaagaacaaaagaaaattgagaaagaaaggaaaaagaaagagaaacaagaaaaacaagAGCAAAAGAGACTTGAAAAAGaaaggaagaagaaagaaaaGGAAGAGAAGAAGGCAATGGCAGGAAGTGATGTTGTAGAAAAGGAAGAAGAAGAGAAAAAGAAGGAAGATGATGAAGAAACAGAAACAAAGGTTGATCCTGTACAGATTGAGTTGGCTGCTGCACTTGTACAGAGGAGGGGCAAGGAAGAAGAGGAAGTGACAGAGGATAAGGAGGAAACAAAGGAAAATACAGAGGACCATGCTCCAGCAGCAGCTGCAACATCTGAGGTTGTCGCTGAAGAAATAGTGAAGGAAATAGAAGAAGAAAAGGTAGATGAAGAAATTGCAAAAGAGacaaaaacagataaaaaagccaaaaaggagaaaaaaaagaaaaaagagaaaaaggaAAAACCTAAGAAAAAGGAGAAAAAGCGGGACAATAATACAACTGGTTGTTTTAGTTTCATGGGAGAGAAGAAGACGGACAGCGATCAGGCAGAGGTAGAAGAGGCTCCAGTTGAGGAGATGCCAACAGAACCTTGGGTCACAGTAGAACCAAAGGAACCAGAGGTGGATATTACTTTTATTGTCTGTCTCTATATCATCTCCAGGCCATACAAGTATTTAAATCTTCAAAGTTTCCAtacaaaaagtattttttaaatgGACAAATTTAGATCTTTATCTAAGTTACAAAACTGTCAgtagttttcaaaatattctgACCATATGCTTTTGAAATCTTTTGTAATTTGTATGTTCCACGCTTAGTTATTCAGCTGTTTAAATATTGTCACATATATATTTCTTCAATGCATTTCCTTTTTTCATAggttgtgtttgtgttttgtttttgtaggAGCCTAAACCTGAGGAAGTCGAGGAGGCCAATGTTACTCCTAAACAGGTTGCGTCACTTAATGTAATCTGCCTGCAGCCTATTGAATCATTTGTTTGTGATTCTTTTCAGAATCAGTTTAGAAAGCTGTGTGATTGCTCCATGAGGACTCTGTTGTGTTATTGATATGACTAATGTGAAATGAGATTCTATTAACTCTAACACACCTTTCTGTTACTGCCATGCTGTGTTTTCAGTGTCGTAGTTCTTCTTGTATTGATTTTTGTGTTTTCCTCAATTCAACTTTTTCCTCTTTTTCTAACATTGAAACTCTCGATATTAGTATATCATGTATCTCTACTAATTTGTCTTCATGTTTTAACAGATAAGTACTAAGGCCTGTTCCAAAATTATCTGTGTCTGAGGGATGAGAAGCGTTTTTTTTAAAGACCCCTCCACTCATCAAATAATGGGGCTTACCCTCACAGCCTATAAAGATAACTAGAGAAATGGGGCTTAACCCAAACAACCTGttaaattataaacaataaaaaagtcATCCCACCTCTCCCACACAGATAATTTTGGAATAGCCCTAACGATACCTATAGTAATCTActtataaaagatatttctttacaaattgtgtaaaatgaaagttagaattgttataaaaaaattacaggTTAAGTCCAAGTGAATTTGGTAGCTTCTTCTTAATGATAGCTtctttttgaaaacatttattttgatattagtttcctaatgggaaaaaaaatatatgatcaTATAACCGTCATATTTTCTTAACAAAAGGACTATTTTGATATAGCATGTAAGAATTATTAATATTACATGTGATTAAATCTTAAATCTGCATAAGAGAAAAAGCATGCTCTAATTGAACTTACTATTTTATTTCCTGACTAATTCTCCTAATTGTGTGCTTAAATTTCATTTCTTAATGACTTGCTAATTATATGCATCAAAAGAATACCAGGCTCTGAttttaattttggtaaagtTTTCATCAATTTATGGAGTGTTTTTGCGAGTTGGGCCTGATAACATTATGCCTCAGTTATATGAATTTTCTTAACTTAATTCAAAAAGGatgaaatatgataattttaCTGCTTACTTTCTCAGGCTGATTACATTCTAACACTTGCATAAAAAGAACTTCTACCTgtgaaaatacattttgaatCACAACATGCCTTTTAGACATATTTGCCTTTCACAATTTTTCTGTCTTTACTAGACAATAGTTCATCTCAATATTTCTGTCAAATGAACATAGAGATAGTTTATAATTCTACTTTATATGTTCTTTGTTCAGGACTTTTTTACAACTTTATTCAGGTGACGGTTTCAATTTCTCTGTAACAATGATTACTAATAAACAAGTTGTATTTCAGAGGGGCGTTGGCCTAGGATGGGCATTGCCCGGTTTCGCCGAGATGAAAGAGAGGCAAGCTGCTGCTGCAGCCAAGGTTTGACCTACTTTCCATATTTAGGCATGATGACTCCAATGCTTGCAGCCGTCTTAAGTTGAAGTTTGTGGATGTAGGGGTTTTCTGGGATTCTCAGCTTGGGAACAGTGTCCACACCCTACCTATGCTATTACCtggttttatttaaatgttggCATGGTAATAAACCTTGACACTAAACAAGGAGGACCCCTGCCTTAGTTAGATGTGGTAGAAAAGTAGGGATATTGAATAATTTATACAATTTCCTATTAACCTCGCCCCAGTTTCATCATTGTACCTTAATTTAAGGAAATTCAGTTACTTACCGGATACAATTTTCCATAGGACAACATTTTTGGATTTAAGGGAAAAAATCACTTCAGGAAGTTTCTTTTCTGTAGTTCTGTGATGCTGTCCTATGGAAAATTGTAAGTTAAGAAATTTCCTTAAAAGAAGAAACGTGAATGAAACTGGGGCCTGAAATTGTACATTGTTTAGtacattaatgtttaaaatgtagGTAAAAATTTGGAGTCAAGCAAGGCATGTTAAGAAGTGATAGGCATTAATTAAATTGTGTGTGAATAGTCAAACACTTATTATCACTAACAATTTGTGTCTAAAGTTGTCGTAACCAaatgtaagaaaaataaaactttgaATGTGTTGTCTTTACTATGTATTATCTACTACCATTTTGATTATCTACTGTGTCAAGGCACCTTATATTAGTCACTAACAACATATATTTCAGTTTTCTTTCCGTTTCAGATGCATGACAATTTGACTGTATAATCTTACAAGCAGTTGACTGATACAGTTTTGTTTCATTGGTTTATTCTATTGATATGGAATATTTTGCTGtttgatttatacattttattctGTTTGCTATTATGCTAGGCCTTGCTGTTTGAAACACAGACAAAATAATCTAACATATTCAGATTGCTTATCTTAACtatttgaaattgtatttttttttcgtatttggatgaacatttttaattttccattgtaaattcttacaatttttaaaagatttGAGAATGAACTTTTTAAAATTGCCCAATAAATCTTAAGTGTTGCCCATACAGCCAGGCCAAGCTATTTGTTATCTTGTTTCTGGAGATGGTTGaaagtttgtttcattttccatatattttgtttttatttcagagtTTTGGCATTATGCTTAGATTGTAGGTATATTATTGAGATGGATAGAAAGACTAGTAgtacatcaaaatatatttatttggcTTGAATCAGAACAGtatgacatatatatctatatggtATGAGGCTATACctgaaatgttatatatagcggatatgttatttttatttacacaaACAAGATTATTGTCTATATTCCAGAAATGAGTAGTCTTTTTGgaaagtaaaaatatatacgAACACTCATTTATGTGATGTTATAGATTCACATAACATTAAACCACGACTAAACCAAGGGGATGTGACAAACATGAAATATTGTACATTAGTCTGAAGTCATTAGAGTTACTCATGAATATAAATAGCCCACTTGATTCTCCTTCAGCCTGTAGAAAATGACAACCCTAGGTCTATGTCAACCTCATCAGCAAAATCCTCGTCATCTTCGTCGGCGAGCAGTACAGAGGGTGAACACTTTCCGCAAGAGCCGCGTGCTCCCCTGGCAGAGTTTTCGGAGGGGTTGAGTTCCGAGGTTTGGCCCTTACACACCTTCGTGCATGTCCCTGTCCAATTGAAACACCCTGCCTGGTCCTTctccattgttttatatatatgatttctTCACTGATTTCAACTGATATCTTGATATTGGATTTCGGTAGCACACAGGTCTTCTAACTGACACTAGACCTGATTTCTGCACCGATTTCGCTGCAATATCGTCACAATTTTGTTGTGTGATTTCAGTCAGTTTGGACTTAAGTGACACAATTTCGTAACAATTAGCTGGCGACCTTGGCAGCACGTTGACTTACCTGCATCTGTAGAATAATGATGGCGTCTTGTGCACACAAACCTGTGGTAGATGTGAGACTAATGATACATTTGTAAAGATTGTATGTAGATGGTCGTGTTTAGATACTGATGATTTATCAATGATTGTGTTTCCTACTTGCTTAGTTAGAATGCATGTTTCTTTTCTTTACTATCATGTATTATGCAAACTTGTGATTTATCTGTTATGTATACTGTCATTGatgaactttttttataattttcttttttaattttatatttgtggCATCTTGTTTGTTATAGGGTTGGTTTCTATAACCTGTCGACCCGATCAGAATTTGTGTGTAACTAAAAAATATGGCAACACTGCTATTAAAATCTGGTCTACCAAACATCTTTTTAAATGCTGAAATTTATAAATGAACTTGCATTATGTGAAATAAAACTGGAATTCATAGATAATTTTACAGCATGCAAAGCAATTTAAATAAAACTAGATTTACATTTAGAAAAATGTGGTATTCTaagacatttaaaatataatacatatttgaTTTGTATTGAGACATGGTTGTACTTACCAAATTAAGACAGTACTAATGTTGGCCTGGGATTGAAGTAGGTGATGATTATTGTGTACTGGGTTAACTCCCCAAGAGGAAGTGTTTGGACTTGATGAAAAGCCGAAAActtattttataaaactttattatatggatttttttttttttaattctaatgAGCTATGTAGTTAAAACAATGATATCGTTTTTCATTGGATTAAATAGACTATTTGAGTAGAGAaaagtgttatatgtatgtagtaAAGGAgaaagttttattgaaaattatgtgAAAGTTTTTATTCACGTGCACTTGGCTTTTGCTGAAGGCTTGTTTTTCTGCTGTTTGATTTTGGCACTCAACAAGAAAGGATATGTTTTTAACTCAAGAATTGATAACAATTTGTTAACTGCACAAATCTATTGATCCTTATAAACTATTCTCTTCCGCCAGAAATTGCAGCGTACATTTTTGTGTGACTGACTTTGGCAATAGATGATTACTTAATATAGTTGCTTAACACACCAATAACTTGTGTAtcttcatatatattgtttatgtgGGGAATGTTGAAATATGACAATTTAAGTTTCATGATGTGATTAATGTGACAACGTTTAGTACTTAGCATGTCATAAGTTGTagaaatattgtgttttaaatgaaatctttGAAAGGCATGACATCTGAATGCTTctttttcaaagaaaatattttgaagaatttCAGTACCTCTTGTAAATATAGTATTCCACCAGGAAAATATTGTAATTAGTTCTACACA from the Pecten maximus chromosome 4, xPecMax1.1, whole genome shotgun sequence genome contains:
- the LOC117325939 gene encoding myb-like protein X isoform X6: MTQEGEKTAPTAEAEVLDDAEEEPITEKPAEGVKSPEVIPDTKTKDKETEKPKTNPKVERRSKPTGKMVMCRVTLLDASTLEIELDKGANGQVLFDKVCTNLNLLEVEYFGLTYLDKDVKYWLTGDKKIAKQLKAGCRWVFEFAVKFYPPEPSHLTEDITRYQLCLQVRVDLYNGKLPCSTVTHALLGSYTVQAELGDYDPAECAQGYLEEFDFAQKQTPDLLKKIHELHKTHKGQSPEEAEGLFLENAKKLAMYGVDLHKAMDSEKVDISLGVCSSGLMVYKDKLRINRFVWPKILKLSYKRNNFYIKIRPTEQDSFENMICFKLTNHKMAKRLWKTCVEHHTFFRLKEAEAPKGGTLFPRFNSKFRYSGRTQKQLKDRTDLVERPKPEFERTHFKNKSMPYPENKTAKLDDSDDYGKRNSDHPLDENDRIDKKYGDPDALANAGPPPYSSRELDEHGQRAPGDESHADRPSRPPGDESEDRLDQERDKAATMTAPDGTADTTELDAGVGLTNVGRKSKRSKEEKEREKREKEEEKKRKKEEEKERKRLEKEKKKKEKEGNKSMSEDRSDKLGEGVATETAPGESYGDAATLPREGIMYAVPPPEGGDSPEKIQQAENDKDNEGEIEDKKDQEVDDKDKLKLEEPVSPGGKGKKGKKSKKDKKDKHDHDDKNDLDDKDKHDLSPGGKDKKGKKSKKDKHDDKKDKQDDKKDKHDDKDGDDDKQGPDSGDKFNFDDKDKHAVEVEEPVSPGGKGKKGKKDKKDKDKDKKGKGFLGRKRKDSKNRHSGSEPSSPTGIPVPEVTVEPPTPDDTSNTQETSTRDAGDQGSSVDPVPNESRRDSDNKNDKKKEVKFLDQCVPIEADTSVVVKEETPITSPTIIISAAPQQEEEEQIVMEVVKETETEIKNVEDAKVVDQEVKETQVVKETQVKEDEKNEEPAPEVKVEEPAVVVSHVEKKEQIIPDENIEDEVFETETEHAEKIEAALVTKEQTLPSEENIVSKDTTDASNISEDVIVVETRQEEQTIPEVVPESKEEVDVSSEVCKESVKHSSVEELVVEDSKDTVVKPDPKVTEVIECVETVVPVESPPHKTEEHITQEDTPPVQEQRKESKETADEVIHEVVKGEIILPVIVTNEEAENQPKDQEEAGPSNVSEQKEEEGKVDKKELKRIEKEEKQKEKERIKKEKEEKKKEKEEQKKIEKERKKKEKQEKQEQKRLEKERKKKEKEEKKAMAGSDVVEKEEEEKKKEDDEETETKVDPVQIELAAALVQRRGKEEEEVTEDKEETKENTEDHAPAAAATSEVVAEEIVKEIEEEKVDEEIAKETKTDKKAKKEKKKKKEKKEKPKKKEKKRDNNTTGCFSFMGEKKTDSDQAEVEEAPVEEMPTEPWVTVEPKEPEEPKPEEVEEANVTPKQRGVGLGWALPGFAEMKERQAAAAAKGGLDAEGDAALGNWPYGKEGSIDRRMQFMPVTAPSTETKNKPSTDDTSMPFFDPASVNTGNNSEGEGTLGKKVPPPVAPKTARLSQMADEERMRKEEEDRRLQLEEEERLAALPPTVATESRKYDPETEETPIATTNVPIVKTETRTVTYEKDGVPVAIEDITLISSQSHSTRTQLSETTTYRAETNGIVETRMEKKVIITEDGDDDINHDDLLAAAIRSVTDMNPDLSVERIEYTKQVDNPSGDTQV